Genomic segment of Caproiciproducens sp. NJN-50:
TGAAATCTTATGCGGATTATTTTCAACAGGTATTGTCTCAGGAAGAACAGGAGGCCGATTTTATCAAAGAAAAGAGCGGAGCGGATGCGCCTTCCGTCTTCAGCGACTGCATTGCGGCACATCGTCGAATTGTAAATGCTCTGAACAAGTTACTTTAAGGAGACGTTAAAAAGGGCTGTCTTCCGGCAATGAAAAGCCGGAGACAGCCCTTTTTACTGTTGATCTTATTTTATGATGCTTTTCCCGGTCATTTCCGAAGGCTGGGGAAGGCCGAGGATTTTCAGCATTGTGGGGGCGATATCCGCCAGCTTCCCGCCGGAGCGCAGAGTGCAGGGATATCCGATCACGCAGAACGGAACGGGATTTGTCGTGTGCGCGGTAAACGGCGAGCCGTCCGGCTCCGTCATCTGCTCGGCGTTCCCGTGGTCCGCCGTAATCAGCGCAATTCCGCCTGTTTCGCGGATCGCGTCGGTCACACGGCCGACGCAGGCGTCCACAGCTTCCACGGCGGCCTTTGCGGCGTCGAAGATCCCGGTGTGGCCAACCATATCGCAGTTCGCGAAATTCAAAATAATTACGTCGTATTTGCCGCTGCGGATCCGCTCCACCAGCGCGTCCGTCACCTCGTAGGCGCTCATTTCCGGCTTGAGGTCGTAAGTGGCGACTTTCGGCGAGTTGATCAGCGCGCGGTCCTCGCCGGGGTAGACGGTTTCCACGCCGCCGTTAAAGAAAAAAGTAACGTGCGCGTATTTTTCCGTTTCGGCAATGCGCAGTTGTGTCATTCCGTTTTTGGAGATCACTTCCGCCAGCGTGTTTTTCAGCTGCTGGGGGCGGAAGGCGATGTCGACGTTCGGCAGCGTCGCGTCGTACTGCGTCATGCAGACAAAGCGGAGAGGGAAAAAACCGCCGGCCCGTTCGAAACCGTCGAATTCCGGATCGACAAAGGTGCGGGTGATCTGGCGGGCGCGGTCCGGACGGAAATTAAAGAAGATCACCGAGTCGCCGGAAGCGACGCGGCCTTCCGGGTCGCAGACTGCGGGGAGGACGAATTCGTCCGTCACGCCGTTCCGGTAGGATTCCTCCACCGCGGCGGCGGGATCGCCGTTCTGAATGCCTCTGCCGAGGACCATCGCGTCGTAAGCCTTTTCGACCCGTTCCCATCTGTGGTCGCGGTCCATCGCATAATAGCGTCCCATTACGGTCGCGATTTTGCCGACGCCGATTTCCGCCATCTGCTTTTGGCAGTCGAGGACAAAATCCCTCCCGGAGGCCGGGGGGACGTCGCGGCCGTCCAGAAACGCATGTACGAAGACTCTGCCGCAGCCGCGCTGCTTTGCAAGTTTCAGGAGCGCGTAAAGATGCTGATTGTGGCTGTGCACGCCCCCGTTGGAAAGAAGGCCCATCAGATGCAGCGCACGGCCTGAAGATGCCGCCGCATCGACCGCGCCGAGCAGAGCCGGGTTTTCAAAGAAGTCACCGTCTTCGATCGATTTTGTGATCCGCGTCAGTTCCTGGTAAACGATGCGGCCGGCGCCGATATTCGTATGTCCGACTTCGGAATTTCCCATCTGCCCGTCGGGAAGGCCGACGTCCATTCCGGAAGCCCCGATCTGTGTCAGGGGATTTTCAGAAAAAAGACGGTCAAGATTCGGTTTCGACGCCGCTTTGACGGCGTTTCCCTCCTGCGGCCCGATGCCGAATCCGTCCAATATCATAAGGATCAGAGGTTTTTTCATTCCTGTACTCCTTCCGGGATTATTTGCTTGCCGCCTGAATGATCCGGGCAAAGTCGTCCGGCTTTAGGGAGGCCCCGCCGATCAGGCCACCGTCCACGTCGGGCTGAGCCAGAAGCTCGTCCGCATTTTTCGCGTTCAT
This window contains:
- the gpmI gene encoding 2,3-bisphosphoglycerate-independent phosphoglycerate mutase, whose protein sequence is MKKPLILMILDGFGIGPQEGNAVKAASKPNLDRLFSENPLTQIGASGMDVGLPDGQMGNSEVGHTNIGAGRIVYQELTRITKSIEDGDFFENPALLGAVDAAASSGRALHLMGLLSNGGVHSHNQHLYALLKLAKQRGCGRVFVHAFLDGRDVPPASGRDFVLDCQKQMAEIGVGKIATVMGRYYAMDRDHRWERVEKAYDAMVLGRGIQNGDPAAAVEESYRNGVTDEFVLPAVCDPEGRVASGDSVIFFNFRPDRARQITRTFVDPEFDGFERAGGFFPLRFVCMTQYDATLPNVDIAFRPQQLKNTLAEVISKNGMTQLRIAETEKYAHVTFFFNGGVETVYPGEDRALINSPKVATYDLKPEMSAYEVTDALVERIRSGKYDVIILNFANCDMVGHTGIFDAAKAAVEAVDACVGRVTDAIRETGGIALITADHGNAEQMTEPDGSPFTAHTTNPVPFCVIGYPCTLRSGGKLADIAPTMLKILGLPQPSEMTGKSIIK